In a single window of the Acinetobacter sp. CS-2 genome:
- the ruvX gene encoding Holliday junction resolvase RuvX: protein MPDLSKPHMIMAFDFGTQKMGMAVGQSLIESANPLALFPMKDGIPNWDALLKIVKQYQPSLFLVGLPLNMDDSESELSARSRKFARRLRHQTNIETLMVDERLTTREARDELDQYQSQGRGKKLAADSIAAALFIESWYRNPQGVAP, encoded by the coding sequence ATGCCTGATTTATCAAAACCGCACATGATTATGGCATTTGATTTCGGTACCCAGAAAATGGGCATGGCAGTCGGTCAATCGCTGATTGAAAGTGCCAATCCGCTTGCCTTGTTTCCGATGAAAGATGGCATCCCGAACTGGGATGCTTTGCTGAAAATCGTCAAACAGTATCAACCGAGCTTATTTTTGGTCGGTTTACCGTTAAATATGGATGATAGTGAATCTGAACTTTCTGCGCGTTCACGCAAATTTGCCCGACGCTTGCGTCATCAGACCAATATTGAAACATTGATGGTCGATGAGCGTCTGACTACCCGTGAAGCACGTGATGAACTTGACCAGTATCAGTCTCAAGGTCGTGGCAAAAAACTGGCGGCTGACAGCATTGCAGCTGCGCTATTCATCGAAAGCTGGTATCGCAATCCACAAGGGGTAGCACCTTAA
- a CDS encoding YqgE/AlgH family protein, whose product MTKQYLTHRCLIAPPDLADDFFANTVIYLARHDEDGAQGIIINRPSGLSIKELLNDLEIEADNVNPHAVLQGGPLRPEAGFVLHTGQPTWHSSIAVGENVCITTSKDILDAIAHNEGVGRYQIALGYASWGKNQLEQEIARGDWLICDSDMDLIFNLPYDDRWDAAYKKMGLDRTWLSSEIGHA is encoded by the coding sequence ATGACTAAACAATATCTGACACATCGCTGTCTCATTGCACCTCCTGATTTAGCCGATGACTTTTTTGCCAATACGGTAATTTATTTGGCACGCCATGATGAAGATGGTGCACAAGGCATTATCATTAACCGCCCATCCGGTCTTTCAATCAAGGAATTGTTGAATGATCTGGAAATTGAAGCGGACAATGTCAATCCTCATGCAGTCTTGCAAGGGGGACCTTTGCGTCCTGAAGCCGGATTTGTGCTGCATACCGGTCAACCGACCTGGCATTCATCCATTGCTGTGGGCGAAAATGTCTGTATTACCACGTCCAAAGATATCCTCGATGCCATCGCCCACAATGAAGGCGTTGGACGTTACCAAATTGCTTTGGGTTATGCCAGCTGGGGCAAAAACCAGTTAGAACAGGAAATCGCACGTGGTGATTGGCTGATCTGTGATTCTGATATGGATTTGATTTTTAACTTACCTTATGATGACCGCTGGGATGCTGCCTATAAAAAAATGGGCCTAGACCGCACCTGGCTATCATCAGAGATTGGACATGCCTGA
- the recN gene encoding DNA repair protein RecN, translating to MLTHLTLINFALADHLAIDIEKGFNVLTGETGAGKSLLLDALSACLGERTDTNYVRFGSDKADVTTIFSYQEHSPEAQWLKAHELDDESGEIHLRRVIFATGRSKAWINGRPSSLSELKEIGRLLVQLYSQHSQQQLLEPPYPKHWLDRYSNFYQPAQDVRNAYSTWQKDIRQHQAALDAQATRKQRIETLELQLEELEYITQIDYKEIEQEFDRLSHHEHIMLDCSYSLNVLDEAEQNLTQELSSIIRRLESHAGRSEQLAEIYNSLINAQSEIDDATANLRQFIDRQSFDPERMEELNSQLEIFHRLARKYRTQPETLKEEYQAWQTELEQLHQLEDPETLAEQVELSHQEFLAKAQYLDEIRREAAIPLAKQLTEQVKQLALPEAYFEFKFEPLEQVGAEGLSFIQLLFTANKGIPPQPLARVASGGELSRIALVMQVMNAEKTEAEVLVFDEIDVGISGGTAEMVGRLLADLAQHVQILCITHQAQVAAQSDQHLLVKKRQTDPASSTIINLAEEQRIDELARMTGGVEINDTTLQHAKQLRQLKFQQV from the coding sequence ATGCTGACACATTTAACTCTCATCAATTTTGCTTTAGCTGATCACTTAGCCATTGATATTGAAAAAGGTTTCAATGTCCTGACGGGTGAAACCGGGGCGGGTAAATCGTTATTACTGGATGCCCTGTCTGCCTGCCTGGGTGAACGTACCGATACCAATTATGTACGTTTCGGTTCGGATAAAGCCGATGTGACGACCATTTTTAGTTATCAGGAACACAGCCCTGAAGCCCAATGGTTAAAAGCACACGAGTTGGATGATGAGTCAGGCGAAATTCATTTACGTCGGGTGATTTTTGCTACAGGTCGTAGCAAAGCCTGGATTAATGGCCGTCCAAGCAGCTTGTCAGAGCTGAAAGAAATTGGGCGTTTGCTGGTACAACTCTATAGTCAGCACAGTCAGCAGCAACTGTTAGAACCGCCCTATCCCAAGCACTGGCTCGACCGTTACAGCAACTTTTATCAGCCTGCGCAAGATGTTCGTAATGCCTATAGCACCTGGCAAAAAGACATTCGCCAGCATCAAGCCGCTTTGGATGCTCAAGCAACCCGCAAACAGCGGATCGAAACTTTAGAGTTGCAACTGGAAGAACTCGAATACATTACCCAGATTGACTATAAAGAGATTGAACAGGAATTTGACCGTTTAAGCCATCATGAACATATCATGCTTGACTGCAGTTATAGCTTAAATGTGCTGGATGAAGCCGAACAAAACCTGACCCAGGAACTTTCTTCAATTATTCGTCGTCTGGAATCACATGCTGGTCGTAGTGAGCAGCTTGCTGAAATCTATAATTCACTGATCAATGCACAAAGTGAAATTGATGATGCAACGGCAAACTTGCGTCAGTTTATCGATCGCCAAAGCTTCGATCCTGAACGGATGGAAGAATTGAACTCACAACTGGAAATTTTCCACCGTTTAGCGCGTAAATACCGCACTCAGCCAGAGACACTAAAAGAAGAATACCAGGCCTGGCAGACAGAATTGGAACAATTGCATCAGCTGGAAGACCCGGAAACCCTGGCTGAACAGGTCGAGTTATCGCATCAGGAATTTTTAGCCAAAGCACAATATCTGGATGAAATTCGCCGTGAAGCCGCAATCCCCTTGGCAAAACAACTGACTGAACAGGTCAAGCAGCTGGCTTTGCCAGAGGCCTATTTTGAATTCAAGTTTGAACCTTTGGAACAGGTTGGTGCCGAAGGGCTTAGCTTTATTCAACTGCTGTTTACTGCGAACAAGGGTATTCCGCCACAGCCTTTGGCACGGGTCGCTTCCGGAGGTGAGCTGTCGCGTATTGCCCTAGTGATGCAAGTCATGAATGCGGAAAAAACCGAAGCGGAAGTGCTGGTCTTCGATGAAATCGATGTCGGGATTAGTGGCGGTACTGCAGAAATGGTCGGCCGTTTGCTGGCTGATTTGGCCCAGCATGTACAGATCTTATGTATTACCCATCAGGCTCAGGTGGCAGCACAATCCGATCAGCATCTACTGGTGAAAAAGCGTCAGACCGATCCGGCCAGCAGTACCATCATTAATCTTGCAGAAGAACAGCGCATTGATGAACTGGCCCGTATGACCGGCGGCGTCGAAATTAATGATACGACCCTGCAACATGCCAAGCAGTTACGTCAACTTAAGTTTCAACAGGTATAG
- a CDS encoding pyrimidine/purine nucleoside phosphorylase, which translates to MSNQFDHVSVVKKSNVYFDGLCISHTVQFEDGTKKTLGVILPTEQALTFQTHVPERMEIISGECRVQIGDKTESELFRAGQSFYVPGNSRFKIETDEVLDYVCHFEG; encoded by the coding sequence ATGTCAAATCAGTTTGATCACGTTTCGGTTGTCAAAAAGTCGAATGTTTATTTCGATGGGTTGTGTATCAGTCATACCGTACAGTTTGAAGATGGCACCAAAAAGACCTTAGGGGTAATTTTGCCAACAGAACAGGCTTTGACCTTTCAAACACATGTACCTGAACGTATGGAAATTATTTCAGGTGAATGTCGTGTCCAAATTGGTGACAAAACTGAAAGTGAACTGTTCCGTGCCGGTCAGTCTTTCTATGTACCAGGCAATAGCCGTTTTAAAATCGAGACTGATGAAGTGCTCGATTATGTCTGTCATTTCGAAGGTTAA
- the rlmB gene encoding 23S rRNA (guanosine(2251)-2'-O)-methyltransferase RlmB, translating into MAKPEYYYGVHSVESLLELEPERVLTLFTLKGRDDQRLKNVLALAEPFGISVQQASRDKLEKLAGQPFHQGVVAAVRPHPVLNEQDLDAVLKQNPQALLLALDQVTDPHNLGACIRTAAAMGVEAVVVSRDRSASLTPTARKVAAGGAEKVKFIQVTNLARTLGHIKDEFNVRVVGTMLDEKALPIDQFDFTGTAVCVVMGAEDTGLRPITQSQCDQKVYIPMAGNLQSLNVSVATGMALYEACRQRNL; encoded by the coding sequence ATGGCAAAACCAGAATATTATTATGGCGTTCACTCAGTGGAGTCATTATTAGAACTCGAGCCTGAGCGCGTACTGACTTTATTTACCTTGAAAGGCCGTGATGACCAGCGTTTGAAAAACGTCTTGGCTCTGGCTGAACCTTTTGGTATTAGCGTGCAACAAGCCAGCCGTGACAAACTGGAAAAACTGGCAGGCCAACCTTTTCATCAGGGTGTAGTTGCGGCAGTGCGTCCGCATCCGGTATTGAATGAACAGGATCTGGATGCCGTGCTGAAGCAAAATCCTCAAGCGCTTTTGCTGGCACTGGACCAGGTCACCGATCCGCATAATTTGGGCGCATGTATCCGTACAGCTGCTGCCATGGGGGTTGAAGCCGTAGTGGTTTCGCGTGACCGTTCTGCAAGCCTAACGCCAACTGCGCGTAAGGTTGCTGCCGGTGGCGCAGAAAAAGTGAAGTTTATTCAGGTGACCAATCTGGCGCGTACTTTGGGCCATATCAAAGATGAATTTAATGTACGTGTAGTTGGAACCATGCTGGATGAAAAAGCCTTACCGATTGATCAATTTGATTTTACCGGTACGGCAGTGTGTGTCGTGATGGGGGCTGAAGATACAGGTCTGCGTCCAATTACCCAGTCACAATGTGATCAGAAGGTCTATATTCCAATGGCAGGGAACTTGCAAAGCTTAAATGTCAGTGTGGCGACGGGGATGGCACTGTATGAAGCCTGTCGTCAACGTAACCTGTAA
- a CDS encoding DMT family transporter, whose product MSPRSQGYLYVAITMCIWGGFTITSRLNAQWGISAWDITALRFALAFCILMPILLYKKDTAFLWKKEPFILAMIGGVAYCLTSYSAFHYVPAAHAAIFLNGCIPLCTALAGLVLFKQPLDKHIRISLVIMLSAITAMSFLMYQETGVAFGFGDMLFFLSAIWWGVFTVLLRQWKLSAWHSMAGVAIWSAIIYVPIYLLFLPKNLTAPEPVHLMVQVIFHGIFVVIVATLTYVEAIKRLGAFKTGSIVTLAPFMAAILAVPLLGEPLSLAIICGLIGMAIGALQPWRWIGHQDSLQQQLDQQKKQS is encoded by the coding sequence ATGTCTCCCCGGTCTCAAGGTTATCTTTATGTCGCCATTACCATGTGTATTTGGGGTGGATTTACCATTACTTCTCGCCTGAATGCCCAGTGGGGAATTAGTGCTTGGGATATTACCGCCTTACGTTTTGCCTTGGCATTTTGTATTCTCATGCCCATTTTACTCTATAAAAAAGACACCGCTTTTTTATGGAAAAAAGAACCTTTTATTCTGGCAATGATCGGTGGGGTAGCGTATTGTCTGACCTCTTATAGTGCCTTTCATTATGTACCAGCAGCGCATGCAGCCATTTTCCTGAATGGCTGTATTCCGCTGTGTACAGCTTTAGCTGGATTGGTATTATTTAAACAGCCTTTAGATAAACACATCCGGATTAGTTTGGTGATTATGCTGAGTGCGATCACTGCAATGAGCTTCTTGATGTATCAGGAAACCGGTGTGGCCTTTGGTTTTGGTGACATGCTATTTTTCTTGAGTGCGATCTGGTGGGGTGTATTCACCGTATTGTTACGCCAATGGAAACTTTCTGCCTGGCATTCTATGGCAGGCGTTGCCATCTGGTCGGCGATTATCTATGTACCGATTTATCTGCTGTTTTTACCGAAAAATTTAACGGCACCTGAACCTGTGCATTTAATGGTACAGGTGATTTTTCACGGTATCTTTGTGGTCATTGTGGCAACACTGACTTATGTAGAAGCGATTAAGCGTTTGGGTGCATTCAAGACCGGAAGTATCGTGACTTTGGCCCCGTTTATGGCGGCCATTCTGGCTGTACCGCTATTGGGTGAACCATTAAGTCTGGCCATTATTTGTGGCTTGATCGGGATGGCGATTGGTGCATTACAGCCATGGCGCTGGATAGGTCATCAAGACAGTTTGCAGCAGCAACTTGATCAACAAAAAAAGCAGTCCTAA
- the coaE gene encoding dephospho-CoA kinase (Dephospho-CoA kinase (CoaE) performs the final step in coenzyme A biosynthesis.) — protein sequence MTFILGLTGGIGSGKSAASNWFETQGITVVDADIVAREIVAKGQPALQQIHTTFGDWVLLDNGELNRRALREHIFKYPKARKTLESITHPAIRESIIQQLQAATSPYVILVSPLLFETNQHELTDHTLLIDASIDLQIQRAAMRDHQSIEQIEKIIQSQMPREQKRRLADDIVLNDGHLDHLYSHLRPLHEAYLKR from the coding sequence ATGACTTTTATCTTGGGTTTAACTGGAGGGATTGGCAGTGGAAAATCGGCCGCCAGCAACTGGTTTGAAACCCAGGGCATTACTGTGGTCGATGCCGATATTGTCGCGCGCGAGATAGTAGCCAAAGGACAGCCAGCCTTACAACAGATTCATACGACTTTTGGCGATTGGGTTCTATTAGACAATGGCGAGCTGAATCGTCGGGCTTTACGCGAACATATTTTCAAATATCCTAAAGCACGTAAAACGCTGGAAAGTATTACCCATCCTGCAATTCGAGAGTCTATTATTCAACAGCTGCAGGCTGCGACCAGCCCTTATGTAATATTGGTCTCTCCCCTGCTGTTTGAAACCAACCAACATGAACTGACTGATCATACCCTGCTGATTGATGCATCGATTGATTTGCAGATTCAGCGGGCTGCTATGCGTGATCACCAGTCCATTGAACAAATTGAAAAAATTATTCAGTCCCAGATGCCACGTGAACAAAAGCGTCGTTTGGCTGATGATATTGTGCTGAATGACGGTCATCTTGACCATTTATACAGCCATTTAAGACCGCTGCATGAAGCTTATTTGAAACGCTGA
- a CDS encoding prepilin peptidase, which produces MQDFISYFMINPTALYIAVGLFSLCIGSFLNVVIYRTPKMMEQEWRQDCQILLHSEQVIIDETKITLSKPDSTCPKCQTPIRWYQNIPVISWLFLRGKCGSCKNPISIRYPLIELLTAACSLIIVAVFGPTLQMLFGLILTWVLIALTFIDFDTQLLPDRYTLTLAALGLGINSYSIYTSPTSAIWGYIIGFLCLWIVYYLFKMITGKEGMGYGDFKLLAALGAWMGPLMLPLIVLLSSFVGAVIGIILLKVRKENQPFAFGPYIAIAGWIAFIWGEQIMKIYLGQ; this is translated from the coding sequence ATGCAAGATTTCATTTCTTATTTTATGATCAACCCAACTGCTTTATATATTGCAGTTGGGCTTTTTAGTCTCTGTATCGGCAGTTTTCTCAATGTCGTGATTTATCGAACGCCGAAAATGATGGAGCAAGAGTGGCGGCAGGATTGTCAAATATTGCTGCATTCTGAACAGGTCATTATTGACGAAACAAAAATCACCCTCAGCAAGCCAGATTCTACCTGTCCGAAATGCCAAACGCCCATTCGCTGGTATCAGAATATTCCTGTCATCAGCTGGCTGTTTTTACGGGGCAAATGCGGTTCTTGCAAAAATCCGATCAGTATTCGCTATCCGCTCATTGAATTGTTAACTGCAGCATGTTCCCTGATTATTGTGGCAGTATTCGGCCCTACCCTGCAGATGCTGTTTGGCCTGATCCTCACCTGGGTACTGATCGCACTCACCTTTATTGATTTTGATACCCAGCTTCTCCCAGACCGCTATACCTTAACTCTGGCCGCCTTAGGTTTGGGAATCAATAGCTATAGTATCTATACCAGTCCAACCTCTGCCATCTGGGGCTATATTATTGGTTTCCTGTGTTTGTGGATTGTCTATTATCTGTTTAAGATGATTACAGGTAAAGAAGGTATGGGCTATGGCGACTTTAAACTTCTGGCTGCCTTAGGTGCCTGGATGGGGCCATTGATGCTCCCATTGATCGTATTGCTTTCTTCTTTCGTAGGTGCCGTGATTGGCATTATTCTGCTGAAAGTACGCAAAGAGAACCAGCCTTTTGCATTTGGTCCTTATATTGCCATTGCCGGATGGATTGCTTTTATTTGGGGTGAGCAGATTATGAAAATCTATTTAGGACAATAA
- a CDS encoding type II secretion system F family protein — MAVKKAQMMPVFSYEGVDRKGEKLKGELPARNMALAKVTLRKQGITIKHIREKRKNILEGLMKKKVSTLDITIFTRQLATMMKAGVPLVQSFEIVAEGLENPAMREVVLGIKGEVEGGNTFAGALKKYPQYFDNLFCSLVESGEQSGALETMLDRVAIYKEKSELLKQKIKKAMKYPAAVIVVAVIVTIILMVKVVPVFQDLFSSFGADLPAFTKMVVNMSEWMQKYWFILIIAIGAMIAGFLEAKKRSKKFRDFLDKAALKAPIFGDLVYKAIIARYSRTLATTFAAGVPLIDALESTAGATNNCVYEAAVMKIRDDVATGQQLQFAMRVTNKFPSMAVQMVAIGEESGALDSMLDKVATHFENEVDNAVDGLTSMMEPLIMAVLGVLVGGLVIAMYLPIFQMGSVV, encoded by the coding sequence ATGGCTGTCAAAAAAGCACAGATGATGCCCGTCTTCAGTTATGAAGGTGTTGATCGTAAAGGGGAAAAACTTAAAGGGGAACTTCCTGCGCGGAATATGGCACTTGCTAAAGTGACTTTACGTAAGCAGGGGATCACCATTAAACATATTCGGGAAAAACGTAAAAATATTCTCGAAGGTTTAATGAAAAAGAAAGTGTCCACCTTGGATATCACGATTTTTACCCGCCAGCTGGCCACCATGATGAAAGCCGGTGTACCACTTGTGCAAAGCTTTGAAATTGTTGCGGAAGGCTTGGAAAACCCAGCGATGCGTGAAGTAGTACTTGGTATTAAAGGTGAAGTTGAAGGCGGGAATACCTTTGCTGGTGCACTTAAAAAATATCCTCAATATTTTGATAATTTATTTTGCTCACTGGTCGAATCTGGCGAACAGTCAGGTGCGCTGGAAACCATGCTAGATCGTGTCGCGATCTATAAAGAGAAAAGCGAACTTTTAAAGCAAAAAATCAAAAAAGCCATGAAATATCCGGCAGCTGTCATTGTAGTTGCCGTGATCGTGACCATTATTTTGATGGTTAAAGTGGTACCTGTGTTCCAGGACCTCTTTAGTTCATTTGGTGCCGATTTACCTGCCTTTACCAAAATGGTGGTAAATATGTCGGAATGGATGCAAAAGTACTGGTTTATTCTGATTATTGCCATTGGTGCAATGATTGCCGGATTTCTTGAAGCAAAAAAACGCAGTAAAAAATTCCGTGATTTTCTGGATAAAGCAGCCCTCAAAGCGCCTATTTTTGGTGACCTGGTCTATAAAGCCATTATTGCCCGTTATAGTCGTACGTTAGCAACCACCTTTGCTGCTGGTGTTCCCTTGATTGATGCCTTGGAATCCACTGCAGGCGCAACTAACAATTGTGTTTATGAAGCAGCGGTGATGAAAATCCGTGATGATGTAGCCACAGGCCAACAGCTACAATTTGCCATGCGGGTTACCAACAAATTTCCATCCATGGCTGTACAGATGGTGGCGATTGGTGAAGAATCGGGTGCCCTCGACAGTATGCTGGATAAAGTTGCCACCCACTTTGAAAATGAGGTCGACAATGCGGTCGATGGTTTAACCTCCATGATGGAACCCCTCATTATGGCCGTGCTGGGTGTGCTGGTTGGTGGTCTGGTGATTGCCATGTATCTTCCAATTTTCCAAATGGGTTCTGTGGTTTAA
- the pilB gene encoding type IV-A pilus assembly ATPase PilB, with the protein MAALQGSPRFTGFIRCLVEDGLVSAENMQSAILNAKKANQDIVPFLIDQLKISSLAIAEKISQEFGEPLFDLSAYDSAQIIREGLDEKIISKHCILPIFKRGNLLYVATSNPTNIEAMDAIRFSSKMNIEAIIVEHQKLHQLIEQNFTQADSFEFSDEDIDLNLEQDDLSQKEDEDDGPQGDEAPIVKYINKLLIDAIRMGASDLHFEPYEKSYRVRYRIDGVLRQIANPPLQLSTRLASRLKVMSQMDISEKRLPQDGRIKLKLSKTKAIDFRVNSLPTLFGEKLVLRILDPSSAMLGIDALGYEPEQKELFMQALEKPQGMLLITGPTGSGKTVSLYTGLNILNREDTNISTAEDPVEINLEGINQVNVNAKVGLTFSAALKSFLRQDPDIVMVGEIRDLETAEIAVKAAQTGHMVMSTLHTNSAPETLTRLRNMGVPSFNIATSVNLVIAQRLARRLCPQCKIPAEIPGPSLLEMGFTEEDLKHPDFQVYQPVGCSECREGYKGRVGIYEVMKVTPEISKIIMEDGNALEIAAASEKSGFNNLRRSGLIKVMQGVTSLQEVNRVTSE; encoded by the coding sequence ATGGCAGCATTACAAGGTTCACCAAGATTTACGGGTTTTATTCGATGTTTAGTCGAAGATGGCTTAGTTTCTGCCGAAAATATGCAGAGTGCAATATTGAATGCAAAAAAAGCCAATCAAGATATTGTGCCTTTTTTAATTGATCAATTGAAAATTTCCTCCTTGGCTATTGCAGAAAAAATTTCTCAAGAATTTGGAGAACCTCTTTTTGATTTGAGTGCCTATGACTCTGCTCAAATTATCCGAGAAGGGCTGGATGAAAAGATCATTAGCAAACATTGTATTCTGCCCATTTTTAAACGCGGGAATTTACTCTACGTCGCAACCAGTAATCCCACCAATATAGAAGCCATGGATGCGATCCGCTTCAGCAGTAAGATGAATATCGAAGCGATTATTGTAGAGCACCAGAAATTACACCAGCTGATTGAACAAAACTTTACCCAGGCGGACAGTTTTGAGTTTTCTGATGAAGATATCGATCTAAATCTAGAGCAAGATGATTTAAGTCAAAAAGAAGATGAAGATGATGGTCCTCAAGGGGATGAAGCTCCCATCGTTAAGTACATCAATAAACTGTTAATTGATGCCATTCGTATGGGTGCTTCGGATTTACATTTCGAACCGTATGAAAAGTCATATCGGGTGCGTTATCGTATTGATGGCGTGCTGCGTCAAATTGCCAATCCGCCGTTACAGCTGTCCACACGTTTAGCCTCACGTTTAAAAGTCATGTCGCAGATGGATATTTCTGAAAAACGCTTACCTCAGGATGGCCGGATTAAACTTAAGCTTTCAAAAACCAAAGCCATCGACTTCCGTGTTAACTCATTACCTACCCTATTTGGGGAAAAACTGGTCCTGCGTATTCTGGATCCATCCAGTGCCATGCTGGGTATTGATGCATTGGGCTATGAACCAGAGCAAAAAGAACTGTTTATGCAAGCGCTGGAAAAACCTCAAGGCATGCTACTGATTACAGGTCCGACAGGTTCCGGTAAAACCGTATCTCTCTATACGGGTTTGAATATTCTGAATCGTGAAGATACCAATATTTCCACAGCTGAAGACCCGGTAGAAATTAACCTGGAAGGGATTAATCAGGTCAATGTTAATGCTAAAGTCGGTTTAACCTTCTCTGCTGCGCTTAAATCATTTTTACGTCAAGATCCAGATATTGTCATGGTCGGTGAGATTCGAGATCTGGAAACAGCTGAAATTGCCGTAAAAGCGGCCCAGACCGGTCATATGGTGATGTCGACCCTGCACACCAACAGTGCACCAGAAACCTTAACCCGTTTACGCAATATGGGTGTTCCTTCCTTTAACATTGCAACTTCTGTCAACCTAGTGATTGCACAACGTTTAGCACGTCGTCTATGTCCTCAGTGTAAAATTCCGGCAGAGATTCCTGGACCCAGCCTGCTGGAAATGGGCTTTACCGAAGAAGATTTGAAACATCCAGACTTTCAGGTATATCAACCGGTAGGCTGTTCCGAGTGCCGTGAAGGTTATAAAGGTCGTGTCGGTATTTATGAGGTCATGAAAGTGACCCCTGAAATTTCGAAAATCATTATGGAGGATGGTAATGCACTTGAAATTGCAGCAGCATCTGAAAAATCGGGGTTTAATAATTTACGCCGTTCAGGATTAATTAAGGTTATGCAGGGGGTGACTTCCCTTCAGGAAGTCAATCGTGTAACCAGTGAATAA
- the tpiA gene encoding triose-phosphate isomerase: protein MSGSAITPWVVGNWKMNPMQADAKALLQDFKKLLQNNEIKEQDCYLGIAPTMLALSSVQTELASSVRSIYTVAQDVSRIAGTGAYTGEVSAELLKDQQIGFVLIGHSERREIFAETAQILNEKVKNALNAGLTIIYCVGESLEQRENGQAEQVVLQQICDIATVVQAEQWKNIVVAYEPIWAIGTGKTASPEDAQAMHAKIRAGLTQITPLGTGMAILYGGSVKPENAVELAACPDINGALVGGASLNAESFYKIAQAFANTK, encoded by the coding sequence ATGTCGGGTTCGGCTATTACTCCTTGGGTTGTCGGCAATTGGAAAATGAACCCAATGCAGGCAGATGCAAAAGCGTTGCTGCAAGATTTTAAAAAATTATTGCAAAATAATGAAATTAAAGAACAAGATTGTTATTTGGGTATTGCACCGACCATGCTGGCTTTGAGTAGTGTTCAGACAGAATTGGCAAGTTCAGTGCGCTCTATTTATACTGTTGCACAGGATGTTTCCCGTATTGCAGGTACAGGAGCATATACCGGTGAAGTGAGTGCCGAACTGCTCAAAGATCAGCAAATTGGTTTTGTATTGATTGGTCATTCAGAACGTCGTGAGATTTTTGCTGAAACTGCCCAAATTTTGAATGAAAAAGTTAAAAATGCTTTAAATGCAGGATTAACCATTATTTATTGCGTAGGTGAAAGTCTAGAGCAGCGTGAAAATGGTCAGGCCGAGCAGGTGGTGTTGCAACAAATTTGTGATATTGCCACAGTTGTTCAGGCTGAACAGTGGAAAAATATAGTGGTGGCTTATGAACCCATTTGGGCAATTGGTACGGGTAAAACAGCTTCACCTGAAGACGCACAGGCAATGCATGCCAAAATCCGTGCAGGTTTAACCCAAATTACCCCTTTGGGTACAGGCATGGCAATTTTATATGGTGGTAGTGTTAAGCCGGAAAATGCAGTAGAGTTGGCAGCCTGTCCAGACATTAATGGTGCGCTGGTTGGTGGTGCATCTTTAAATGCAGAGTCTTTTTATAAAATTGCCCAGGCTTTTGCAAATACAAAATAA
- the secG gene encoding preprotein translocase subunit SecG has protein sequence MHAFVLVVHIILAILMIVLILVQHGKGADAGASFGGGGAATVFGASGSANFLTRLTAILTALFFVTSLSLAVFAKKQTTDAYSLKSVQTTAPAQSQSTETSPVAPKTSE, from the coding sequence ATGCATGCATTTGTGCTGGTAGTACATATTATCTTAGCCATTTTAATGATTGTATTGATTCTGGTACAACATGGTAAGGGTGCCGATGCGGGTGCATCATTTGGTGGTGGTGGAGCAGCAACCGTCTTTGGTGCTTCAGGTTCGGCTAATTTTTTAACACGTTTAACGGCAATTTTAACAGCCTTGTTTTTTGTCACCAGCCTAAGTTTAGCGGTGTTTGCTAAAAAGCAAACTACTGATGCCTATAGCTTAAAATCGGTACAAACGACTGCTCCGGCACAAAGCCAATCGACTGAAACTTCACCAGTTGCACCAAAAACTAGCGAATAA